One Halobellus ruber genomic window carries:
- a CDS encoding DUF6166 domain-containing protein: protein MEMNPTTDPRTVVQDASERWQASTDRVEYVGMRVDGTPVVLNLTTHERLSPNRSLGLVRHSPAGFDWGYTGSGPAQLACAILLDYTDDETVAEEHYIQFRDDVVSQLLCDGPADCWHLTGEDIEAALAEFEEYQALTPDGGTPSSSLPANWSAVSRTDRTVFQRRDIDHYVVLAEGSEEWLIILCAQEDRAYPAPLDHRTLPVENDPAAAVQALVAESNDLVEPEEDI from the coding sequence ATGGAGATGAATCCGACTACCGACCCACGAACAGTCGTACAGGATGCGAGTGAGCGATGGCAGGCGAGTACAGACCGCGTTGAGTACGTCGGGATGCGTGTCGACGGAACGCCGGTAGTACTGAACCTTACCACACACGAACGCCTCTCCCCTAATCGAAGTCTCGGTCTCGTGCGGCATAGCCCGGCGGGATTCGACTGGGGCTATACGGGAAGCGGACCGGCACAGCTCGCCTGTGCGATCCTCCTCGATTACACCGACGACGAAACCGTCGCCGAGGAACACTACATCCAGTTCCGCGACGACGTGGTCAGTCAGTTGCTGTGTGATGGGCCGGCCGACTGCTGGCACCTCACCGGGGAGGATATCGAGGCGGCACTCGCCGAATTCGAAGAGTACCAAGCACTCACGCCAGATGGTGGGACGCCGTCATCGTCACTGCCGGCGAATTGGAGTGCGGTGAGCCGGACAGATCGGACAGTCTTCCAACGTCGGGATATCGACCACTACGTCGTCCTCGCCGAAGGGAGCGAAGAGTGGTTGATCATACTTTGTGCGCAGGAGGACCGGGCGTATCCCGCCCCGCTTGACCATCGAACACTTCCGGTCGAGAACGATCCTGCTGCAGCCGTGCAGGCACTCGTCGCTGAGAGTAACGACCTCGTCGAGCCAGAGGAGGACATCTGA
- a CDS encoding nucleotidyltransferase family protein, producing MSQEGRSKALIQVLEELEQSDIGFVLVGGYAISQFEPRFSTDLDLVIAPDDYDDIVAFLEARGFERTTELEVPPEETIYNREIDIFERTEGLPHPVGVDILVNGLGCRQTEAEWSFDYLRDHSTETTISGGTRSTTARAADGEILVAAKLHSGRKTDLADVLAAIPAIDLDGVESHLHRGDADALRSQLSEAQAFIEEGGLDHRFKSMFGQSSASADDIETLLEFLKRQQK from the coding sequence ATGAGTCAGGAAGGCCGCAGTAAGGCGCTCATCCAAGTACTCGAAGAACTGGAACAGTCCGACATCGGATTCGTCCTCGTTGGTGGGTACGCGATCAGTCAGTTCGAACCGCGATTCTCGACCGACCTGGATCTCGTCATCGCCCCGGATGACTACGACGACATCGTGGCATTCCTCGAAGCACGCGGTTTCGAACGGACGACCGAGCTCGAAGTTCCACCGGAAGAGACCATCTATAATCGAGAGATCGACATCTTTGAACGGACCGAAGGACTCCCCCACCCGGTCGGCGTCGACATTCTCGTGAATGGGCTTGGCTGTCGGCAAACCGAGGCGGAATGGTCGTTCGACTATCTGCGTGACCACAGTACTGAAACGACGATTTCGGGCGGGACCCGGTCGACGACCGCACGAGCAGCTGACGGAGAAATCCTCGTCGCCGCGAAACTCCATAGCGGCCGAAAGACGGATCTCGCTGATGTCCTCGCCGCTATCCCAGCGATCGACCTCGATGGCGTCGAGTCGCATCTCCACCGCGGCGATGCTGATGCCCTCCGGTCGCAGCTCAGTGAGGCCCAAGCCTTCATCGAAGAAGGTGGGCTGGATCACCGATTCAAGAGCATGTTCGGCCAATCGTCGGCATCAGCCGACGACATCGAGACGCTCCTCGAATTCCTCAAACGACAGCAGAAGTGA